From a region of the Salmo trutta chromosome 10, fSalTru1.1, whole genome shotgun sequence genome:
- the foxj1b gene encoding forkhead box protein J1-B has product MPVLMSPEIASKFKEKWLELQPENQDTAAGSVHLDDSLTSLHWLQNFSILGTNSERSTGTGSGCPSQHLVSYHQRLYPPGTDSPSSPPAGDTAATGMPLCLGSPVTSGSNSNDARLVNYPHHQTTTYPHLNHHITQIIPPEEIDFKTNPKVKPPYSYASLICMAMQASKKPKVTLSTIYNWITDNFCYYRHAEPSWQNSIRHNLSLNKCFMKVPRQKDEPGKGGFWQIDPQYADMFVNGVFKRRRMSSSHYNTHRQSKLLHNQETGYHRATQRDQDGYHYQGAGAGNKRKQPSPRQNSKMERTPKSPLLAMEAHSADVVLRGDFDLASVFDDVLSGNCSTFEDLDINTALSSLGCELDLTLQERHSVGLGRWCGEGDNQTQNQTHDSYGYMELSGSVGCNSSNIGNLYIQQQQLNQDQLLQTHLHQFEEVTLFPEQQEVHPWEEMKEEVQAIPQTLDQGFGLCEGFFSEIQPWDRAEAYL; this is encoded by the exons ATGCCTGTCCTGATGAGTCCGGAGATCGCCTCCAAGTTTAAGGAGAAATGGCTGGAATTACAGCCGGAGAACCAGGACACCGCAGCCGGGTCAGTGCACCTGGACGACAGCCTGACCAGCCTCCACTGGCTTCAGAACTTCTCCATCCTCGGCACTAACTCGGAAAGATCCACCGGCACCGGCTCCGGTTGCCCCTCACAGCACCTGGTCTCCTACCACCAGCGCCTGTACCCCCCTGGCACCGACTCCCCGTCTAGCCCTCCAGCCGGGGACACGGCCGCTACCGGGATGCCTCTCTGCCTCGGGAGCCCTGTTACCTCTGGCAGTAACTCCAACGACGCGCGTTTGGTGAATTATCCACACCACCAAACCACAACCTACCCTCACCTCAACCACCACATCACGCAGATCATCCCACCAGAGGAGATTGACTTTAAAACGAACCCCAAAGTCAAACCGCCTTATTCCTATGCCTCTCTCATCTGTATGGCCATGCAGGCCAGCAAGAAGCCCAAGGTGACTCTTTCCACCATCTATAACTGGATCACAGACAACTTCTGCTACTACAGACATGCTGAGCCCAGCTGGCAG AACTCTATCCGCCATAACCTCTCGCTCAACAAGTGCTTCATGAAAGTTCCGCGGCAGAAGGATGAACCAGGGAAAGGAGGCTTCTGGCAGATCGACCCTCAGTACGCTGACATGTTCGTCAACGGAGTCTTCAAGAGAAGGAGAATGTCCTCCAGCCACTACAACACCCACAGGCAGAGCAAACTCCTACACAACCAGGAAACTGGCTACCACAGAGCCACTCAGCGGGACCAAGATGGCTACCACTACCAAGGAGCTGGAGCCGGCAACAAGCGTAAACAACCTTCTCCAAGGCAAAACAGCAAGATGGAGCGGACACCCAAATCCCCACTGTTAGCCATGGAGGCACACAGCGCAGATGTAGTTCTGAGGGGAGACTTTGACCTTGCATCTGTGTTTGACGATGTCCTCAGTGGAAACTGCAGTACATTCGAAGATCTGGACATCAACACTGCTCTGAGCTCCCTGGGTTGCGAGCTGGATCTGACCCTGCAGGAGAGGCACTCTGTCGGGCTGGGGaggtggtgtggagagggggacaACCAAACCCAGAACCAGACCCATGACTCTTACGGTTACATGGAGCTGAGTGGCTCAGTGGGATGTAATAGTAGTAACATAGGGAACCTTTACATTCAACAGCAGCAGCTGAACCAGGATCAGTTGTTACAGACCCACCTGCACCAGTTTGAGGAGGTGACTCTGTTCCCAGAGCAGCAGGAGGTGCACCCCTGGGAGGAGATGAAGGAGGAAGTGCAGGCCATCCCTCAGACTCTGGATCAGGGCTTTGGGCTGTGTGAAGGATTCTTCTCAGAGATACAACCCTGGGACAGGGCTGAGGCCTACCTGTGA